A part of Ictalurus furcatus strain D&B chromosome 8, Billie_1.0, whole genome shotgun sequence genomic DNA contains:
- the smad5 gene encoding mothers against decapentaplegic homolog 5, translating to MTSMSSLFSFTSPAVKRLLGWKQGDEEEKWAEKAVDALVKKLKKKKGAMEDLEKALSSPGQPSKCVTIPRSLDGRLQVSHRKGLPHVIYCRVWRWPDLQSHHELKPLEVCEYPFGSKQKEVCINPYHYKRVESPVLPPVLVPRHSEFNPQHSLLVQFRNLSHNEPHMPVNATYPESFQQHSGGSSFPISPNSPYPPSPASSGTYPNSPASSGPSSPFQLPADTPPPAYMPPEESMGQDGSNPMDTGSSMVPRGDVQPVEYEEPSHWCSIVYYELNNRVGEAYHASSTSVLVDGFTDPSNNKNRFCLGLLSNVNRNSTIENTRRHIGKGVHLYYVGGEVYAECLSDTSIFVQSRNCNYHHGFHPTTVCKIPSGCSLKIFNNQEFAQLLAQSVNHGFEAVYELTKMCTIRMSFVKGWGAEYHRQDVTSTPCWIEVHLHGPLQWLDKVLTQMGSPVNPISSVS from the exons ATGACCTCCATGTCCAGCCTGTTTTCGTTCACCAGCCCAGCAGTGAAGCGCCTGCTGGGCTGGAAgcagggagatgaagaggagaaGTGGGCTGAGAAGGCTGTGGATGCACTGGTAAAgaagctgaagaaaaaaaagggtgcTATGGAGGACCTGGAGAAGGCCTTAAGTAGCCCCGGGCAGCCCAGCAAGTGTGTGACCATACCTCGTTCACTGGATGGCCGTCTGCAGGTGTCCCACAGGAAGGGCCTTCCGCATGTTATCTACTGCCGTGTGTGGCGCTGGCCCGACCTGCAGTCGCACCATGAGCTCAAGCCTCTGGAGGTGTGTGAATATCCATTTGGCTCCAAACAGAAGGAAGTTTGCATCAACCCATATCACTACAAGAGGGTAGAAAGTCCTG TGCTTCCACCTGTGTTGGTGCCTAGACACAGTGAATTCAACCCACAGCACAGCCTTTTGGTGCAATTCCGCAACCTGAGCCACAATGAGCCACACATGCCTGTGAACGCCACCTATCCTGAGTCTTTCCAGCAGCACAGCGGTGGGAGCTCCTTCCCCATATCTCCAAATTCACCTTATCCACCTTCTCCTGCCAGCAGTGGCACATACCCTAACTCTCCTGCCAGCTCGGGTCCATCCAGCCCTTTCCAGCTCCCAG CTGACACCCCTCCCCCTGCCTACATGCCTCCAGAGGAGTCGATGGGACAGGACGGCTCTAATCCCATGGATACTGGCAGCAGCATGGTGCCAAGAGGAG ATGTGCAGCCTGTAGAGTATGAGGAGCCAAGCCACTGGTGCTCTATTGTGTACTATGAGCTGAATAACCGTGTTGGTGAGGCTTACCATGCCTCCTCTACTAGCGTGCTGGTGGACGGCTTCACTGATCCGTCCAACAACAAAAATCGCTTTTGCCTGGGCCTTCTGTCCAATGTCAACCGCAACTCCACAATCGAGAACACCCGCCGCCATATTGGCAAAG GTGTTCACCTGTATTATGTTGGAGGAGAGGTGTACGCTGAGTGTTTGAGTGACACCAGCATTTTCGTGCAGAGCAGGAATTGCAACTACCACCACGGCTTCCATCCCACTACCGTCTGCAAGATCCCCAGCGGCTGCAGCCTCAAGATCTTCAACAATCAGGAGTTTGCTCAGCTGCTCGCTCAGTCTGTCAACCACGGCTTTGAGGCTGTCTATGAGCTCACAAAGATGTGCACTATTCGCATGAGTTTTGTAAag ggTTGGGGAGCTGAATATCACCGACAGGATGTGAccagcaccccctgctggataGAAGTGCATCTGCATGGTCCCCTTCAGTGGCTGGACAAAGTACTAACACAGATGGGTTCACCTGTGAACCCCATCTCCTCAGTTTCCTAA